AAGCCATCGGAGGCATTATTCCGCCTGCGCTGATCCTTGTGCTGGTCGGCTGTCTTTTCTGGTATTTCATAAGCAGAACAAAGACCGGAAGATATATCTATGCCGTAGGGAGCAGCAATGACAGCGCCTATGCCACCGGCATCAACACCGCCAGAGTCCAGATGACTGCGTTCATTATCAACTCCGTATTCATATTTTTGGCAGCACTTTTCTTTGTAGGGCAGAATCAGTCAGGCGATGCGAGAATGGGAGATCCCATGACATTGAAAGCCATTGCAGCAGCAGTGGTTGGGGGAATCGCTCTCACCGGAGGCAAGGGAAGTGTTTATATGGCCATCGTCGGCGCCTTAATCCTGAGTTTTGTTAATAAAATCATATTTTTCGCCAATATTCCCAATGCGTATCAGACTCTGGTCAGCGGACTGATCATCATTGCGGCAATTGCAAGCTCTATGGCATATTCTCACATCAATAAGAAGGCAATGCTAAAGGAGAGTAAATGATATGAATCCTTTGAAAAATCAAACCAGCAGTATGGGTCTGGTTCAAAACAGTTCTCTGAGCACAATGTGGAACAACAATAAGAAGACGATTATTGCTTTTCTTTTGATCCTGTTCTTGTTTCTTCTCGGGGAGATCGTGGTCTCCAATTTTTTGAGTATGGGACAAATTCTTCTGACCATCAAGCTCTCCTCTTTTATTGCGTTATTTGCGCTTTGCCAAATGATTGTAATTGCAGCAGGCGGAGCAGGCCTTGACCTGTCCGTAGGCTTTACCGCAACGTTGACAGCGATCCTGACCGCATCCGTAATGGATGGGCAGAACGGAAATTTACTTCCTGCAGTCCTGGTTGCTTTGGCAGTGGGTGCGATGATTGGACTTGCAAACGGTGCTTTGATCGCATATGTCAAGCTGCCGCCCCTCGTTGTCACCATGGCCATGGCAAGCATCATTCAAGGTATCATCAACGTCTACACCGCAGGGAAAAACATTACGGGAAAACCGGCTCCGATCTTGGAGATCATAGCGGCTAAGTCCACCGGTATTTTTCCCAACATTCTTTTCCTGCTGCTGATTGTTGCCGTGGTTGTGATGATCCTCCTTTACAAGACCAAATGGGGGCTTAAGCTGTTCGGTGTGGGAACCAACGAAACAACAGCGTATTTGAGTGGAGTGAATGTGAAAGCGGTAAGGCTTGCCGCATTTGTC
This genomic window from Clostridiales bacterium contains:
- a CDS encoding ABC transporter permease, which codes for MGLVQNSSLSTMWNNNKKTIIAFLLILFLFLLGEIVVSNFLSMGQILLTIKLSSFIALFALCQMIVIAAGGAGLDLSVGFTATLTAILTASVMDGQNGNLLPAVLVALAVGAMIGLANGALIAYVKLPPLVVTMAMASIIQGIINVYTAGKNITGKPAPILEIIAAKSTGIFPNILFLLLIVAVVVMILLYKTKWGLKLFGVGTNETTAYLSGVNVKAVRLAAFVISGVTASLIGLLLIGNMGIAFKDMGSSYVMPSIAAVVVGGVSLVGGEGNYFRVILGSIFLQTLTNLLVALGWGDAGKWLGFGIVLFALLIAYVSDRRKR